From the Montipora capricornis isolate CH-2021 chromosome 2, ASM3666992v2, whole genome shotgun sequence genome, one window contains:
- the LOC138037138 gene encoding uncharacterized protein: MDARTYNILSNSSCSWICEQCGLPNFSTSFVNSSTSFESPNSFSSLSGSSAQLLTSSTSIWSPSPQQNTSKSQRAAFATKKSSSTKNNLQSPRSLNIVIANCNGIGGRKSNPEFQSFINHHSPDIMLGCESKLDGEPTYSVFPSNYTVYRKDRNSAGGGVFIAIKDTFASYPLYDADTNCEIVWASLQLNGCKKLILASYYRPPKSSIDEVEQFCTSVDKVFASHSPNYPQLLIGGDFNLPGINWETTNEFHAPSPSHDHDAIFFELDIRPKLNPKPDHHIYLYKKADMDKLEQEIDNIAHEFCAKHNSSDFSVDENWNHFKLKLQQAIDKHIPQKQVKSNRKLPWITTQLKRMIRKRERLFKKARRSKLASHWQSYKSYRNSVKKQIQQAHESYVNEVIGGSLEEGNAKSFSITSN, from the exons ATGGATGCCCGTACATATAATATCTTATCAAACTCCTCATGTTCTTGGATTTGTGAACAATGTGGTCTACCAAACTTCAGCACGTCCTTTGTTAACTCCTCCACCTCCTTCGAATCTCCGAATTCGTTTTCTTCATTATCTGGCTCATCTGCTCAGTTGCTAACAAGCTCAACTAGTATCTGGTCTCCAAGTCCACAACAAaacacaagtaaatcgcaaagaGCCGCGTTTGCCACTAAGAAATCCAGCTCTACTAAAAATAACCTGCAAAGTCCAAGGTCATTAAACATTGTCATAGCTAACTGCAATGGTATAGGAGGAAGGAAATCAAATCCCGAGTTCCAGAGTTTTATAAACCACCATTCACCAGATATTATGCTTGGATGTGAATCAAAACTAGATGGTGAACCTACCTACAGTGTCTTCCCGTCGAATTACACTGTGTATAGGAAGGATAGAAACTCTGCTGGTGGAGGAGTCTTCATTGCAATTAAGGACACTTTTGCCAGTTATCCCTTATATGATGCCGACACAAACTGTGAAATTGTATGGGCTTCTCTTCAACTGAATGGTTGCAAAAAGCTTATTCTGGCTTCCTATTACCGTCCGCCGAAATCTTCTATTGATGAAGTTGAACAGTTCTGTACTTCTGTAGACAAAGTGTTTGCAAGTCATTCACCAAATTATCCCCAACTACTAATTGGTGGAGATTTCAACCTCCCTGGCATTAATTGGGAAA CAACAAATGAGTTTCATGCACCTAGCCCTAGCCATGACCATGATGCCATCTTCTTTGAATTAGATATCAGACCAAAATTAAATCCTAAACCTGACCATCATATCTACCTGTACAAAAAAGCTGACATGGATAAACTGGAACAAGAAATTGACAACATTGCACATGAATTCTGTGCGAAGCATAATTCCTCAGACTTTTCAGTTGATGAAAACTGGaaccattttaaattaaaattacagcAAGCCATTGACAAGCATATCCCACAGAAACAAGTTAAATCCAACAGGAAACTCCCCTGGATTACAACCCAATTAAAGAGGATGATTCGCAAGCGAGAGAGATTATTCAAAAAAGCCAGAAGATCTAAACTTGCTTCTCATTGGCAGTCTTATAAATCTTACAGAAATTCAGTTAAAAAACAGATACAACAGGCACATGAAAGTTATGTAAATGAGGTCATAGGGGGCAGTCTTGAAGAAGGAAATGCAAAATCTTTTTCAATTACGTCAAATTGA
- the LOC138037140 gene encoding uncharacterized protein: MNLIQILDSDHLSVVKIDSNPLLDEYADVFEGLGKLAGQYEITVDETIKPVVHPPRRLPVAIVERVQRKLEEMTTDGIIEQVNQPTIWVSSMLVVSKPSTEADGESKIRICLDPRDFECGHKACTFPNAHN; encoded by the coding sequence ATGAATCTAATACAAATCTTAGATAGCGATCATCTCAGTGTGGTGAAGATTGACAGCAATCCGTTGTTGGATGAGTATGCGGATGTCTTTGAAGGTCTTGGAAAGCTGGCTGGACAGTACGAGATAACAGTCGACGAGACCATCAAGCCTGTGGTTCACCCCCCCAGACGTTTACCCGTTGCTATTGTTGAGCGAGTCCAGAGAAAACTGGAGGAAATGACGACTGATGGCATTATCGAACAGGTGAACCAACCGACTATTTGGGTATCAAGCATGCTGGTGGTGAGCAAACCGTCTACTGAAGCTGACGGAGAGTCTAAGATACGTATCTGTTTAGATCCTAGAGACTTTGAATGTGGCCATAAGGCGTGCACATTTCCCAATGCCCACAATTGA
- the LOC138037141 gene encoding uncharacterized protein: MANFQIPPPEILELNDGSLASNWRTWVAAWKNYTLATKLDKDEARQVATLLAVIGKEANKVFRMFAFLSPDEAKKIEPVLRKFEEYCIPRENTIYERFLFFTRDQRKSETIDQYLTELRQIAANCDFESITPDQLLRDRLVTGTRNAKVCENLLKEKKLTLERAVDIARAAESTAAQIKVMSLESGLFERARKRSV, translated from the coding sequence ATGGCTAATTTTCAGATACCTCCTCCAGAGATACTTGAGCTTAACGATGGCTCCTTAGCTTCTAATTGGCGAACATGGGTTGCTGCGTGGAAGAACTATACTTTGGCTACAAAACTCGACAAAGACGAAGCTCGTCAAGTTGCTACTCTATTGGCTGTAATCGGGAAAGAAGCAAACAAAGTGTTTCGCATGTTTGCCTTTTTGTCACCAGATGAAGCTAAGAAAATCGAGCCGGTCTTAAGAAAATTCGAAGAGTATTGCATACCCAGGGAGAACACAATTTATGaacgctttcttttctttacccGGGATCAGCGAAAGTCCGAAACTATTGACCAGTACCTGACAGAGCTTCGTCAAATCGCGGCTAACTGTGACTTTGAGTCAATCACACCTGATCAACTTCTCCGGGATCGATTGGTGACAGGTACTAGAAATGCCAAGGTATGCGAAAATTTGCTAAAAGAGAAGAAGTTAACCCTTGAGAGAGCAGTAGATATAGCTCGTGCTGCTGAGAGCACTGCTGCGCAAATCAAAGTTATGTCTTTGGAGTCTGGATTATTTGAAAGAGCCAGGAAAAGGTCAGTCTGA